The Euphorbia lathyris chromosome 4, ddEupLath1.1, whole genome shotgun sequence genomic interval CGCACTTAGTGTTTTCAATGATGCATCAAATGGATACCTGGTTGATGATTGTTGCATATTTGGTGCTGAGATTTTTGTTGTAGAACCTATTATCAAAGGAGAGCTTGCCTCTGTTGTCAAGGACCTTTCTAACAACACTTACACTTGGAATGTTGAAAAATTTTCAGAGCTTGAACAAGAAAAAGTTGCTGAGGTGTTTGTTATTGGTGGCTATAAATGGTATGTCACATTTACATTATTTGTCTACTTCAAAAATCAGCTTTCATTAACAATAGTTTTGGATAACTTGTTAATGTCATATTTACAGGTCTTTATTTCTTTACCCAAATGGGGATTTAGAAGACAAAGACAAAAGCTTGTCCTTGTTTTTAAGTTTGGAGGAAGATCTTAATCCTGGACATACACTGTTTGTTCAATTTGTTCTAAGGGTTAAAGATCAACTCCACGGAGAACATCATGAGAAAACAGGTAAATAGAATTGAACTAGCCTATTTGAATACAATGTTTTTTGTAGTTAAAGACTCCAAATTTTCTAACTTCAATCTTATATTTTGCAGATAGTAACTTTTTTTGTGCATCTAACAACTGGTCTTGGGGCTTCCAAGATCTTATATCTCTTAGCAAACTCAATGATGCATCTAAGGGATATCTAATTAATGGTGTTATGATTCTTGAAGTGCAAATTTCTTTGATAACAGAGGTTGAGGACTTCTCTTGAAACTCTATGGTTAGAGAGTATTTTGACCTATAGGAGTTAGGAACTTATGAATTTGAATTTAGTATTTTGTTGCTCTTAGATTAGATTAGATGTGCAAACTTGGAAATGCTTTTGGGTATTTGACTGTCATGCATGCACTGTATTATGTTTTAGCAATATATTGACAATATTTTGGTTGAAATTCTCATTTACTCTGCTCTGTTACTTCTCCTCATTCAGTTAGTAATTATCTTCCCGATTGATATTGCTACATCATTAATTTAAGATCAATGATAGTCATGATGGTTTTTttacggggcgtttggtatAGGGGATAAATAAAGCGATATAggaataaaaaaatgtattgaCTTCTTTATATCATGAGTTGCTTGCATAACAGATACTGGTTTAGAACACTATTCCACTTCTCTTCACTAAATACGTTAATAGATGTCTAAGCCAGTTGTGAAAAAAGTTGCATCTCTTATCATGTCTACGTTTAAGTATGCTGCATTGATAAGTtaggcatttttttttttgtgtggatTGCTTACATGCTTGTCAGAATCTCGATCAACATGACTTCGAAGCTATATACACCATTCTTGACATACAACATGGGCCATCAGGGGCTGAGACAGTGGGGCTGGAGGGGGCCGGCCCCCCGGCTGCTGGAACCATCCCTTCCACCCTCTGTCTCAGGTAGATTTAGGTTGAATGGGCTTTCTACTGTGTTGATGGGAACTGGTATTTATCAATGTGGGATGGTTCAAATTGTAGAAACcggaatttttgaattttttctttaaatttaagCAATTCTGTGATGCAATTGGTGTATTTGATGTGTTGTCTCCTTGATTTGGAAGCCAATTTTTATGTTTAGGCCGAAATTTATAGATGATAATATGTGAATTTCCTTCTCCCAATGCATGTAGACAAGATGTTTGATGAAAAGTCTAAATGAATGCAATACTCATCCATTTGTCATTGAGGATTACTTCAATGAACTTGACAAAAATGAGCTTGTCAGGTCATGTCACTTTGTTTTGGTTTTGTTTATTTAATCTTTCGTTTTGTGAATCTATAGGTGAATTATTGTAACAGAATCTTACTATTTATGATTCGATTCGGCTCTATCTCGAGTCGGATTTTCGTCACTGTTCAACTTCAACAAAACTATCTACTAAATCCATTATCTTCTAGTCCAATTGTTATCAACTCAAACTAGTTTCATCATTGACAatgaggaaaaaaaaaattcagaagcTCAAACTCTCAATCTCAACTAAGTTATTAAACAGAGTCCGATTtgtgaattagttttattatGATTGCATTTACATTAGATTTGAATCATAAGTACTTGAttgatatgattttttttacattaaaattgcatttctaggctaatatttgataatattttgaattcaatatggtaaatattttattttttataatattataaatttgaaTTGAATCTTGATTAGATGTGACGATTCACAAAATGTGGATTTTGAACTTTCTCTATTGTTTTAGAAATATTGTTTCAGAGTGTGATATGCTATCATGAAATCCTGATGGTATTATGATTGCTGAACTACAAATTCTGATGCTGACATTGGTCAAGGATTTCTCTTGGTATTCCAGGTTTTCTTACTTTGATAACTTATAAATTACTCTTTGGTATTCCgatctagttgggatgtccggctCTTATTCTTGGCTTCGTCCCagcttttagaaaaaaaaaaaaaattactcttTGGTATTAATTATATGTTTTTGAATCTAGAATTTGCATATTTAGGATGTTTTAATAATGGAATGCCAAAATTAAGTGGCCAATTTCTGATCTTGCCAAAGGAAATACTTGAATTGGATGCATTTAAGAAATTTCTCCATAAATCCGGTTCATTTTTCTCCCTTTTATGCCATTGTATCTTCTCGGTGGCCATTTTTCGTTGGTCATGTTTTTATAGACTGGGCAGAGCATTGTGGAATTTTCTCTTGAAAGTGATTCTAGCAAACATAATTATATGCAGCTATTTAAACCTCTTAACCATaaatttacctctaacgtttctAGAGAAATCTAAATATACCACTAATATAGTAAAATTTTGGGCTCAACGTTTCGaaccaaaatcaattttagcctAAATAATGAAATCCATTAGCTGACCCTTTAAATGGTCTAACATTACTCGTAGTTGGAAATGCTAACCaaaattttactattttctGCAGTAGGGGTATGTTTCGAATATTTTCTGCATTAGGGGTATGTTTGGAATTTCCGGAAgacgttagagttaaatttgattttttttttttttttttgtcaataacaagtTATATGGTCTAGAATATAATTTACTTTCACCGCCTATCTGAGTTGGTAATGTGTTCAATCAACCTTGATCACTCTAGCTACAATATTACAAGGGCAATCAAAGGTGAAAAATGCATGCAGTTAGCAGAACTGCAGCTAGTAGTGTCAATTCGCGGGTTATATCGAGTACCTAGTATTGTTAGTTCGGGTTATATCGTAATCATgttgtgttatttatatattttatacaaaATTTCACATTAGTATGAAATGCACTAAAAATAATAA includes:
- the LOC136227893 gene encoding protein RESTRICTED TEV MOVEMENT 3-like isoform X1, whose product is MHKLLTLLKNNRLLKTNKQVRKYSTDEKLNLTFFFFFLIWGYSTEVIRGLRDVRPAHYLFKIDNFSSLLSTEIDKYESSDFEVSGYKWKLRLFPKGVNEDNKHISLYLVLSKSKSIPFHKEVNVYFKLFVYNQIQDKYLTVQDAKGRMSRFRGTKTEFGFDQLLALSVFNDASNGYLVDDCCIFGAEIFVVEPIIKGELASVVKDLSNNTYTWNVEKFSELEQEKVAEVFVIGGYKWSLFLYPNGDLEDKDKSLSLFLSLEEDLNPGHTLFVQFVLRVKDQLHGEHHEKTDSNFFCASNNWSWGFQDLISLSKLNDASKGYLINGVMILEVQISLITEVEDFS
- the LOC136227893 gene encoding protein RESTRICTED TEV MOVEMENT 3-like isoform X2, producing the protein MAKRKNRDIVREKSKRAKDAQIADFTEEQQIVEDEQAEVIRGLRDVRPAHYLFKIDNFSSLLSTEIDKYESSDFEVSGYKWKLRLFPKGVNEDNKHISLYLVLSKSKSIPFHKEVNVYFKLFVYNQIQDKYLTVQDAKGRMSRFRGTKTEFGFDQLLALSVFNDASNGYLVDDCCIFGAEIFVVEPIIKGELASVVKDLSNNTYTWNVEKFSELEQEKVAEVFVIGGYKWSLFLYPNGDLEDKDKSLSLFLSLEEDLNPGHTLFVQFVLRVKDQLHGEHHEKTDSNFFCASNNWSWGFQDLISLSKLNDASKGYLINGVMILEVQISLITEVEDFS